From the Salarias fasciatus chromosome 16, fSalaFa1.1, whole genome shotgun sequence genome, one window contains:
- the col4a2 gene encoding collagen alpha-2(IV) chain isoform X1 has product MPGQHSRGQSGLSRLLLLCLSVAILASGVHAGGKKHSGPCGGRDCSGGCQCFPEKGARGDPGPLGPQGPQGPPGRPGEAGIEGPKGHKGDQGRGGHVGQKGNVGMTGVPGFSGNDGIPGHPGQAGPRGKPGADGCNGTHGESGLPGESGFDGAPGFPGLAGRKGEKGDTLEMSVYMQRFRGDPGAPGFDGINGPPGLPGWEGNRGFPGPKGPPGPPGPPGPKGTMTKVFKGVKGDQGEIGLPGPPGNATRPHIGPPTDHQQGPPGEKGLKGEKGDLVDNTGETGVMGFPGLRGPSGGVGRAGPRGDSGETGPKGFIGRKGERGEAGELISSGPSWPWSSVGGQAGPLGEQGPQGERGAIGDQGIPGPPGRPASDTQQQAWDYFGPFGFKGERGEKGQQGEKGLPATIPGRPGVDGRPGDQGPPGPPGSLANLFKGAPGGRGRPGNAGSKGLKGDHGDCLCSNAIPGSPGPAGARGDPGMTGEFGRQGDQGDQGRDGQDGYPGPAGLSGEPGPKGKKGDTLAVTQKGHAGDRGDSGTDGEPGTPGAVGLNGLPGFPGSRGLPGEGVSGKKGDKGYPGNPGRPGADGLRGEPGADLVGFKGQPGLPGDDGIPGYPGVQGTPGAPGGCSPAGDGGQVDVTGSPCDTYPGPPGLPGPPGPSGLPGVSGVSGPKGSPGLPGAYGDKGLLGERGRGGAPGPRGFAGPRGDFGVPGTKGSVGIPGLNGVPGRYGDRGEKGFHGEVLGASPGPPGDRGPPGLQGDRGLNGEPGNPGYEGMVGMPGMIGFKGTSGPSGLQGEEGRPGPAGRYGFPGDPGFAGQPGPRGAVGQPGLTGSRGAEGDPGAPGPVGLKGTPGEYGSIGATGDLGPSGDPGWFGASGRPGPPGMKGKKGSPGMGGFEGVKGTQGLQGVSGLKGQVGDPGQAGPKGLMGQIGEKGDRGQPGLPGDKPIINKQIINTMKGVKGDTGPGGGQGFPGPRGFKGFPGVPGLEGSHGLPGDPSSVKGYHGDPGAEGLQGIKGMPGLTGNRGIMGFDGMPGNTGGKGSPGAYGASGYKGQKGFKGEKGLRIDLPGFPGLRGELGFTGQIGDPGLLGTTGDRGTPGFGGIDGRKGERGDPGGAGYPGSDGQSGVPGNQGQKGFPGIPGKDGRPGSPGFPGGKGYPGIKGLYGLDGLKGQKGFSGAPGVDNIGSTGVPGLKGQKGDFGDPNSQPGVRGTVGLKGFQGPQGDYGQPGAAGFPGPVGPDGKPGRPGLSGEPGAKGSPGLQGFPGSRGNAGVTGLSGEKGQPGLNGFPGLPGLKGFKGDYGPGGYRGLDGVFGKKGVKGEQGLMGYPGVTGVKGERGPAGPKGNPGLTGFRGQPGTPGPIPLPIKIPGERGLPGPQGILGPRGASGEPGPHGPPGDAGFMGPIGQKGMPGISGTPGTPGFRGELGQMGHSGLQGMEGRRGSPGVSGLPGMPGRSVSVGYLLVKHSQAEQTPMCPVGMSKLWDGYSLLYLEGQEKAHNQDLGLAGSCLPRFSTMPFLYCNPGDLCYYASRNDKSYWLSTTAPLPMMPVEEAEIKPYISRCSVCEAPSVAIAIHSQDITIPQCPAGWRSLWIGYSFLMHTAAGNEGGGQSLSSPGSCLEDFRTTPFIECNGAKGTCHYFANKHSFWLTSVDQSFHTEPAAETLKAGQLLSRISRCQVCMKNL; this is encoded by the exons GGTGATCCAGGGCCTCTTGGTCCTCAAGGGCCTCAGGGGCCTCCAGGTAGACCAGGAGAAGCAGGTATCGAAGGGCCAAAGGGCCACAAAGGTGACCAAGGCCGCGGCGGTCATGTAGGCCAAAAAGGAAACGTG GGAATGACCGGCGTGCCCGGCTTCTCCGGAAACGACGGTATTCCT GGCCACCCGGGGCAAGCCGGACCCCGAGGGAAGCCCGGAGCGGACGGCTGCAACGGCACCCACGGGGAGTCGGGGCTGCCGGGGGAATCTGGCTTCGACGGTGCGCCTGGGTTTCCT GGACTAGCGGGGAGGAaaggagaaaaaggagacaCTCTGGAGATGAGTGTGTACATGCAGCGTTTCAGG GGAGACCCGGGAGCGCCAGGATTCGACGGGATAAAT gGTCCTCCAGGACTTCCAGGTTGGGAAGGTAACAGAGGGTTTCCGGGACCGAAG GGCCCCCCAGGGCCTCCAGGCCCCCCAGGTCCAAAG GGTACGATGACCAAAGTGTTTAAAGGAGTCAAAGGAGATCAG GGGGAGATCGGCCTCCCAGGACCCCCGGGAAACGCCACCCGTCCACATATCGGCCCGCCCACTGATCATCAACAG GGGCCTCCTGGAGAAAAAGGTCTCAAGGGAGAAAAAGGAGACCTG GTTGACAACACAGGAGAGACTGGAGTGATGGGGTTCCCGGGCTTACGG GGTCCGTCGGGCGGAGTGGGAAGAGCTGGACCGAGG GGCGATTCTGGTGAAACGGGACCAAAAGGCTTTATTGGTCGGAAG GGAGAAAGAGGTGAAGCAGGAGAGCTGATTTCATCGGGGCCTTCGTGGCCGTGGTCCTCCGTCG GTGGTCAAGCTGGTCCTCTGGGTGAACAGGGtccacagggagagagaggtgcTATAGGAGACCAGGGCATCCCCGGACCACCAGGACGCCCTGCCTCCGATACACAGCAGCAAG CGTGGGATTACTTTGGGCCGTTCGGTTTcaaaggagaaagaggagaaaagggCCAGCAGGGGGAGAAAGGTCTTCCTGCCACCATCCCTGGGCGTCCCGGGGTGGACGGGCGCCCCGGAGACCAGGGCCCTCCGGGGCCTCCGGGAAGCT TGGCGAATCTCTTCAAAGGAGCGccgggaggaagagggaggccCGGAAACGCGGGATCCAAGGGACTCAAAG GAGACCACGGAGACTGTCTGTGCAGCAACGCCATCCCGGGATCACCTGGTCCCGCCGGAGCTCGGGGTGACCCCGGGATGACGGGGGAATTTGGTCGTCAGGGCGACCAGGGAGACCAGGGCCGCGACGGGCAGGACGGTTACCCA GGACCTGCGGGACTCAGTGGAGAGCCGGGACCGAAAGGCAAAAAAGGGGATACTCTTGCCGTCACGCAGAAAG GACACGCCGGTGACCGGGGGGATTCAGGGACAGATGGCGAGCCGGGCACTCCGGGTGCCGTCGGCCTAAACGGCCTTCCTGGGTTTCCTGGCAGCCGAGGCCTTCCG GGCGAGGGGGTCAGCGGGAAAAAAGGAGACAAAGGCTACCCGGGTAACCCTGGTCGGCCCGGCGCGGACGGCCTGAGGGGGGAGCCCGGCGCCGACCTTGTGGGCTTCAAAGGTCAGCCCGGTTTACCCGGTGACGACGGCATCCCGGGGTACCCCGGAGTTCAAGGGACACCTGGCGCCCCAG GCGGCTGTAGTCCCGcaggagacggaggacaggTGGATGTGACAGGTA GCCCTTGCGATACTTACCCCGGACCCCCTGGACTGCCTGGGCCTCCAGGACCGAGTGGATTACCAGGGGTCTCAG GTGTTTCTGGGCCAAAAGGATCCCCTGGTCTTCCTGGAGCGTACGGAGATAAAGGGCTGCTGGGTGAACGAGGCAGAGGCGGTGCTCCAGGACCACGAG GCTTCGCCGGCCCCCGCGGAGACTTCGGCGTCCCTGGAACCAAGGGGTCCGTCGGGATCCCCGGGCTGAACGGCGTGCCCGGCCGGTACGGGGACAGAGGAGAGAAGGGTTTCCACGGAGAGGTCCTGGGAGCTTCACCTGGACCGCCGGGGGACCGAGGACCGCCTGGActgcagggggacagagggCTGAACGGAGAACCAGGAAACCCCGGATACGAGG GAATGGTCGGCATGCCCGGTATGATCGGCTTCAAGGGGACCAGCGGACCGTCCGGCCTGCAGGGAGAGGAAGGACGACCAGGTCCGGCTGGGAGGTACGGCTTCCCCGGAGATCCGGGCTTCGCAGGTCAACCCGGACCCCGCGGTGCAGTCGGACAGCCAG GTCTGACTGGAAGCAGGGGGGCTGAAGGAGACCCCGGAGCGCCGGGTCCAGTCGGACTGAAGGGGACTCCCGGAGAGTACGGCAGCATCGGCGCCACTGGAGACCTGGGACCGTCTGGAGATCCGGGATGGTTCGGAGCCAGTGGACGTCCGGGACCTCCGGGAATGAAAG GGAAGAAAGGCTCTCCAGGGATGGGCGGGTTTGAAGGTGTCAAAGGAACCCAAGGCCTTCAGGGCGTCTCAGGGCTGAAAGGACAGGTCGGGGATCCAGGCCAAGCGGGCCCGAAAGGACTCATGGGACAGATTGGAGAGAAAG GCGACCGAGGTCAGCCGGGGCTGCCGGGAGACAAACCCATAATCAATAAACAGATTATTAACACCATGAAGGGAGTCAAGGGTGACACGGGACCTGGGGGAGGTCAAGGTTTCCCTGGACCCAGAG GATTCAAGGGCTTCCCCGGAGTGCCCGGCCTCGAGGGATCCCACGGTCTTCCCGGAGACCCCAGCAGTGTGAAAGGTTACCATGGAGATCCGGGCGCGGAGGGGCTGCAGGGCATCAAGGGAATGCCGGGGCTGACGGGAAACCGAGGAATTATGGGATTTGATGGGATGCCTGGCAACACG GGAGGTAAAGGGAGCCCCGGCGCCTACGGTGCATCGGGATACAAAGGACAGAAGGGTTTTAAAG gtGAAAAAGGTCTTCGCATCGACCTCCCAGGATTCCCAGGACTGAGAGGAGAGCTGGGATTCACAGGGCAGATCG GCGAcccggggctgctgggaacGACTGGTGATCGAGGGACTCCGGGTTTTGGTGGAATAGACGGAAGGAAAGGAGAGCGGGGCGATCCCGGAGGAGCCGGATACCCGG gcTCAGACGGGCAGAGCGGTGTTCCTGGTAACCAGGGTCAAAAAGGCTTTCCGGGAATCCCCGGAAAAGACGGacgtccaggttctcctggtttcCCTGGAGGCAAAG GTTACCCTGGAATTAAGGGTCTGTATGGATTGGACGGATTGAAAGGACAGAAGGGCTTCAGCGGCGCACCAG GTGTAGACAACATCGGATCAACTGGAGTGCCGGGACTTAAAGGACAGAAAGGAGATTTTGGTGATCCCAACAGCCAGCCGGGGGTTCGAGGGACGGTGGGTTTGAAAGGCTTCCAGGGGCCTCAAG GCGACTACGGTCAACCCGGAGCGGCAGGATTTCCGGGCCCCGTAGGACCGGATGGGAAACCAGGACGACCCGGACTGAGTGGAGAGCCGGGCGCTAAAGGATCGCCCGGATTACAAG GTTTCCCGGGATCCAGGGGGAACGCTGGTGTGACGGGTCTGTCTGGAGAAAAGGGTCAGCCGGGATTAAACGGGTTTCCTGGGTTACCTGGTCTAAAAGGATTCAAAGGCGATTATGGTCCAGGGGGATACAGGGGGCTGGATGGCGTGTTCGGGAAAAAAG GTGTGAAAGGAGAACAAGGGTTGATGGGATATCCTGGAGTAACTGGTGTGAAGGGAGAACGAGGACCAGCTGGTCCTAAAGGAAATCCTGGACTGACGG GATTCCGTGGGCAGCCAGGTACGCCAGGCCCTATTCCACTACCCATCAAAATCCCAGGAGAGAGGGGTCTTCCTGGACCGCAGGGCATCTTGGGACCACGTGGGGCCAGTGGGGAACCAGGACCACACGGCCCTCCTGGAGATGCAG GGTTCATGGGACCGATTGGGCAGAAAGGCATGCCTGGGATCAGTGGCACGCCGGGAACGCCTGGATTCCGCGGAGAACTCGGTCAAATGGGCCACAGTGGGCTGCAAGGCATGGAAG GTCGCCGCGGCAGCCCGGGCGTCTCGGGTTTGCCCGGTATGCCCGGGCGCAGTGTGAGCGTGGGCTACCTGCTGGTGAAACACAGCCAGGCGGAGCAGACCCCCATGTGTCCGGTGGGCATGTCCAAACTGTGGGACGGCTACAGTCTGCTGTACCTGGAGGGCCAGGAGAAGGCCCACAACCAGGACCTTG GATTGGCCGGCTCCTGCCTCCCACGGTTCAGCACCATGCCCTTCCTCTACTGCAATCCCGGAGACCTTTGTTACTATGCCAGCAGAAATGATAAGTCCTACTGGCTCTCCACCACCGCGCCGCTTCCCATGATGCccgtggaggaggcagagatcAAACCGTACATCAGCCGCTGCTCGGTGTGCGAAGCTCCGTCCGTCGCCATAGCGATTCACAGCCAGGACATCACGATCCCACAGTGTCCCGCCGGCTGGCGCAGCCTCTGGATCGGCTACTCCTTCCTCATG CATACAGCCGCAGGAAACGAAGGCGGCGGCCAGTCCTTGTCGTCGCCCGGCTCCTGCCTGGAGGACTTCCGCACGACGCCGTTCATCGAGTGTAACGGGGCCAAAGGGACGTGCCACTACTTCGCCAACAAGCACAGCTTCTGGCTGACCTCGGTCGACCAGTCGTTCCACACCGAGCCGGCCGCAGAGACGCTCAAGGCGGGCCAGCTCCTGTCGCGCATCAGCCGCTGCCAGGTCTGCATGAAGAACTTGTGA
- the col4a2 gene encoding collagen alpha-2(IV) chain isoform X3 has product MPGQHSRGQSGLRLLLLCLSVAILASGVHAGGKKHSGPCGGRDCSGGCQCFPEKGARGDPGPLGPQGPQGPPGRPGEAGIEGPKGHKGDQGRGGHVGQKGNVGMTGVPGFSGNDGIPGHPGQAGPRGKPGADGCNGTHGESGLPGESGFDGAPGFPGLAGRKGEKGDTLEMSVYMQRFRGDPGAPGFDGINGPPGLPGWEGNRGFPGPKGPPGPPGPPGPKGTMTKVFKGVKGDQGEIGLPGPPGNATRPHIGPPTDHQQGPPGEKGLKGEKGDLVDNTGETGVMGFPGLRGPSGGVGRAGPRGDSGETGPKGFIGRKGERGEAGELISSGPSWPWSSVGGQAGPLGEQGPQGERGAIGDQGIPGPPGRPASDTQQQAWDYFGPFGFKGERGEKGQQGEKGLPATIPGRPGVDGRPGDQGPPGPPGSLANLFKGAPGGRGRPGNAGSKGLKGDHGDCLCSNAIPGSPGPAGARGDPGMTGEFGRQGDQGDQGRDGQDGYPGPAGLSGEPGPKGKKGDTLAVTQKGHAGDRGDSGTDGEPGTPGAVGLNGLPGFPGSRGLPGEGVSGKKGDKGYPGNPGRPGADGLRGEPGADLVGFKGQPGLPGDDGIPGYPGVQGTPGAPGGCSPAGDGGQVDVTGSPCDTYPGPPGLPGPPGPSGLPGVSGVSGPKGSPGLPGAYGDKGLLGERGRGGAPGPRGFAGPRGDFGVPGTKGSVGIPGLNGVPGRYGDRGEKGFHGEVLGASPGPPGDRGPPGLQGDRGLNGEPGNPGYEGMVGMPGMIGFKGTSGPSGLQGEEGRPGPAGRYGFPGDPGFAGQPGPRGAVGQPGLTGSRGAEGDPGAPGPVGLKGTPGEYGSIGATGDLGPSGDPGWFGASGRPGPPGMKGKKGSPGMGGFEGVKGTQGLQGVSGLKGQVGDPGQAGPKGLMGQIGEKGDRGQPGLPGDKPIINKQIINTMKGVKGDTGPGGGQGFPGPRGFKGFPGVPGLEGSHGLPGDPSSVKGYHGDPGAEGLQGIKGMPGLTGNRGIMGFDGMPGNTGGKGSPGAYGASGYKGQKGFKGEKGLRIDLPGFPGLRGELGFTGQIGDPGLLGTTGDRGTPGFGGIDGRKGERGDPGGAGYPGSDGQSGVPGNQGQKGFPGIPGKDGRPGSPGFPGGKGYPGIKGLYGLDGLKGQKGFSGAPGVDNIGSTGVPGLKGQKGDFGDPNSQPGVRGTVGLKGFQGPQGDYGQPGAAGFPGPVGPDGKPGRPGLSGEPGAKGSPGLQGFPGSRGNAGVTGLSGEKGQPGLNGFPGLPGLKGFKGDYGPGGYRGLDGVFGKKGVKGEQGLMGYPGVTGVKGERGPAGPKGNPGLTGFRGQPGTPGPIPLPIKIPGERGLPGPQGILGPRGASGEPGPHGPPGDAGFMGPIGQKGMPGISGTPGTPGFRGELGQMGHSGLQGMEGRRGSPGVSGLPGMPGRSVSVGYLLVKHSQAEQTPMCPVGMSKLWDGYSLLYLEGQEKAHNQDLGLAGSCLPRFSTMPFLYCNPGDLCYYASRNDKSYWLSTTAPLPMMPVEEAEIKPYISRCSVCEAPSVAIAIHSQDITIPQCPAGWRSLWIGYSFLMHTAAGNEGGGQSLSSPGSCLEDFRTTPFIECNGAKGTCHYFANKHSFWLTSVDQSFHTEPAAETLKAGQLLSRISRCQVCMKNL; this is encoded by the exons GGTGATCCAGGGCCTCTTGGTCCTCAAGGGCCTCAGGGGCCTCCAGGTAGACCAGGAGAAGCAGGTATCGAAGGGCCAAAGGGCCACAAAGGTGACCAAGGCCGCGGCGGTCATGTAGGCCAAAAAGGAAACGTG GGAATGACCGGCGTGCCCGGCTTCTCCGGAAACGACGGTATTCCT GGCCACCCGGGGCAAGCCGGACCCCGAGGGAAGCCCGGAGCGGACGGCTGCAACGGCACCCACGGGGAGTCGGGGCTGCCGGGGGAATCTGGCTTCGACGGTGCGCCTGGGTTTCCT GGACTAGCGGGGAGGAaaggagaaaaaggagacaCTCTGGAGATGAGTGTGTACATGCAGCGTTTCAGG GGAGACCCGGGAGCGCCAGGATTCGACGGGATAAAT gGTCCTCCAGGACTTCCAGGTTGGGAAGGTAACAGAGGGTTTCCGGGACCGAAG GGCCCCCCAGGGCCTCCAGGCCCCCCAGGTCCAAAG GGTACGATGACCAAAGTGTTTAAAGGAGTCAAAGGAGATCAG GGGGAGATCGGCCTCCCAGGACCCCCGGGAAACGCCACCCGTCCACATATCGGCCCGCCCACTGATCATCAACAG GGGCCTCCTGGAGAAAAAGGTCTCAAGGGAGAAAAAGGAGACCTG GTTGACAACACAGGAGAGACTGGAGTGATGGGGTTCCCGGGCTTACGG GGTCCGTCGGGCGGAGTGGGAAGAGCTGGACCGAGG GGCGATTCTGGTGAAACGGGACCAAAAGGCTTTATTGGTCGGAAG GGAGAAAGAGGTGAAGCAGGAGAGCTGATTTCATCGGGGCCTTCGTGGCCGTGGTCCTCCGTCG GTGGTCAAGCTGGTCCTCTGGGTGAACAGGGtccacagggagagagaggtgcTATAGGAGACCAGGGCATCCCCGGACCACCAGGACGCCCTGCCTCCGATACACAGCAGCAAG CGTGGGATTACTTTGGGCCGTTCGGTTTcaaaggagaaagaggagaaaagggCCAGCAGGGGGAGAAAGGTCTTCCTGCCACCATCCCTGGGCGTCCCGGGGTGGACGGGCGCCCCGGAGACCAGGGCCCTCCGGGGCCTCCGGGAAGCT TGGCGAATCTCTTCAAAGGAGCGccgggaggaagagggaggccCGGAAACGCGGGATCCAAGGGACTCAAAG GAGACCACGGAGACTGTCTGTGCAGCAACGCCATCCCGGGATCACCTGGTCCCGCCGGAGCTCGGGGTGACCCCGGGATGACGGGGGAATTTGGTCGTCAGGGCGACCAGGGAGACCAGGGCCGCGACGGGCAGGACGGTTACCCA GGACCTGCGGGACTCAGTGGAGAGCCGGGACCGAAAGGCAAAAAAGGGGATACTCTTGCCGTCACGCAGAAAG GACACGCCGGTGACCGGGGGGATTCAGGGACAGATGGCGAGCCGGGCACTCCGGGTGCCGTCGGCCTAAACGGCCTTCCTGGGTTTCCTGGCAGCCGAGGCCTTCCG GGCGAGGGGGTCAGCGGGAAAAAAGGAGACAAAGGCTACCCGGGTAACCCTGGTCGGCCCGGCGCGGACGGCCTGAGGGGGGAGCCCGGCGCCGACCTTGTGGGCTTCAAAGGTCAGCCCGGTTTACCCGGTGACGACGGCATCCCGGGGTACCCCGGAGTTCAAGGGACACCTGGCGCCCCAG GCGGCTGTAGTCCCGcaggagacggaggacaggTGGATGTGACAGGTA GCCCTTGCGATACTTACCCCGGACCCCCTGGACTGCCTGGGCCTCCAGGACCGAGTGGATTACCAGGGGTCTCAG GTGTTTCTGGGCCAAAAGGATCCCCTGGTCTTCCTGGAGCGTACGGAGATAAAGGGCTGCTGGGTGAACGAGGCAGAGGCGGTGCTCCAGGACCACGAG GCTTCGCCGGCCCCCGCGGAGACTTCGGCGTCCCTGGAACCAAGGGGTCCGTCGGGATCCCCGGGCTGAACGGCGTGCCCGGCCGGTACGGGGACAGAGGAGAGAAGGGTTTCCACGGAGAGGTCCTGGGAGCTTCACCTGGACCGCCGGGGGACCGAGGACCGCCTGGActgcagggggacagagggCTGAACGGAGAACCAGGAAACCCCGGATACGAGG GAATGGTCGGCATGCCCGGTATGATCGGCTTCAAGGGGACCAGCGGACCGTCCGGCCTGCAGGGAGAGGAAGGACGACCAGGTCCGGCTGGGAGGTACGGCTTCCCCGGAGATCCGGGCTTCGCAGGTCAACCCGGACCCCGCGGTGCAGTCGGACAGCCAG GTCTGACTGGAAGCAGGGGGGCTGAAGGAGACCCCGGAGCGCCGGGTCCAGTCGGACTGAAGGGGACTCCCGGAGAGTACGGCAGCATCGGCGCCACTGGAGACCTGGGACCGTCTGGAGATCCGGGATGGTTCGGAGCCAGTGGACGTCCGGGACCTCCGGGAATGAAAG GGAAGAAAGGCTCTCCAGGGATGGGCGGGTTTGAAGGTGTCAAAGGAACCCAAGGCCTTCAGGGCGTCTCAGGGCTGAAAGGACAGGTCGGGGATCCAGGCCAAGCGGGCCCGAAAGGACTCATGGGACAGATTGGAGAGAAAG GCGACCGAGGTCAGCCGGGGCTGCCGGGAGACAAACCCATAATCAATAAACAGATTATTAACACCATGAAGGGAGTCAAGGGTGACACGGGACCTGGGGGAGGTCAAGGTTTCCCTGGACCCAGAG GATTCAAGGGCTTCCCCGGAGTGCCCGGCCTCGAGGGATCCCACGGTCTTCCCGGAGACCCCAGCAGTGTGAAAGGTTACCATGGAGATCCGGGCGCGGAGGGGCTGCAGGGCATCAAGGGAATGCCGGGGCTGACGGGAAACCGAGGAATTATGGGATTTGATGGGATGCCTGGCAACACG GGAGGTAAAGGGAGCCCCGGCGCCTACGGTGCATCGGGATACAAAGGACAGAAGGGTTTTAAAG gtGAAAAAGGTCTTCGCATCGACCTCCCAGGATTCCCAGGACTGAGAGGAGAGCTGGGATTCACAGGGCAGATCG GCGAcccggggctgctgggaacGACTGGTGATCGAGGGACTCCGGGTTTTGGTGGAATAGACGGAAGGAAAGGAGAGCGGGGCGATCCCGGAGGAGCCGGATACCCGG gcTCAGACGGGCAGAGCGGTGTTCCTGGTAACCAGGGTCAAAAAGGCTTTCCGGGAATCCCCGGAAAAGACGGacgtccaggttctcctggtttcCCTGGAGGCAAAG GTTACCCTGGAATTAAGGGTCTGTATGGATTGGACGGATTGAAAGGACAGAAGGGCTTCAGCGGCGCACCAG GTGTAGACAACATCGGATCAACTGGAGTGCCGGGACTTAAAGGACAGAAAGGAGATTTTGGTGATCCCAACAGCCAGCCGGGGGTTCGAGGGACGGTGGGTTTGAAAGGCTTCCAGGGGCCTCAAG GCGACTACGGTCAACCCGGAGCGGCAGGATTTCCGGGCCCCGTAGGACCGGATGGGAAACCAGGACGACCCGGACTGAGTGGAGAGCCGGGCGCTAAAGGATCGCCCGGATTACAAG GTTTCCCGGGATCCAGGGGGAACGCTGGTGTGACGGGTCTGTCTGGAGAAAAGGGTCAGCCGGGATTAAACGGGTTTCCTGGGTTACCTGGTCTAAAAGGATTCAAAGGCGATTATGGTCCAGGGGGATACAGGGGGCTGGATGGCGTGTTCGGGAAAAAAG GTGTGAAAGGAGAACAAGGGTTGATGGGATATCCTGGAGTAACTGGTGTGAAGGGAGAACGAGGACCAGCTGGTCCTAAAGGAAATCCTGGACTGACGG GATTCCGTGGGCAGCCAGGTACGCCAGGCCCTATTCCACTACCCATCAAAATCCCAGGAGAGAGGGGTCTTCCTGGACCGCAGGGCATCTTGGGACCACGTGGGGCCAGTGGGGAACCAGGACCACACGGCCCTCCTGGAGATGCAG GGTTCATGGGACCGATTGGGCAGAAAGGCATGCCTGGGATCAGTGGCACGCCGGGAACGCCTGGATTCCGCGGAGAACTCGGTCAAATGGGCCACAGTGGGCTGCAAGGCATGGAAG GTCGCCGCGGCAGCCCGGGCGTCTCGGGTTTGCCCGGTATGCCCGGGCGCAGTGTGAGCGTGGGCTACCTGCTGGTGAAACACAGCCAGGCGGAGCAGACCCCCATGTGTCCGGTGGGCATGTCCAAACTGTGGGACGGCTACAGTCTGCTGTACCTGGAGGGCCAGGAGAAGGCCCACAACCAGGACCTTG GATTGGCCGGCTCCTGCCTCCCACGGTTCAGCACCATGCCCTTCCTCTACTGCAATCCCGGAGACCTTTGTTACTATGCCAGCAGAAATGATAAGTCCTACTGGCTCTCCACCACCGCGCCGCTTCCCATGATGCccgtggaggaggcagagatcAAACCGTACATCAGCCGCTGCTCGGTGTGCGAAGCTCCGTCCGTCGCCATAGCGATTCACAGCCAGGACATCACGATCCCACAGTGTCCCGCCGGCTGGCGCAGCCTCTGGATCGGCTACTCCTTCCTCATG CATACAGCCGCAGGAAACGAAGGCGGCGGCCAGTCCTTGTCGTCGCCCGGCTCCTGCCTGGAGGACTTCCGCACGACGCCGTTCATCGAGTGTAACGGGGCCAAAGGGACGTGCCACTACTTCGCCAACAAGCACAGCTTCTGGCTGACCTCGGTCGACCAGTCGTTCCACACCGAGCCGGCCGCAGAGACGCTCAAGGCGGGCCAGCTCCTGTCGCGCATCAGCCGCTGCCAGGTCTGCATGAAGAACTTGTGA